From Lujinxingia vulgaris, a single genomic window includes:
- a CDS encoding CNNM domain-containing protein, translating to MTLLIIYALFALGTSFLCSLLESVLLSVTPSYVAALRNEGQPIGELLHRLKSDVDRPLAAILSVNTIAHTVGAVGVGAEATKIWGEGYVGVVSAVMTLAILFLTEIIPKTVGANYWRGLSGPVARILPVLIIISYPLVVVSQLLMKVLSSKEAQPQLSREEMSAMTEIGVQEGVVDIGESILLQNVLRVGALRVRDIMTPRTVLLAVEQDTAIGDFFETHPNPVFSRIPIYREKADEIVGYVLKGDLLLDLARDHETRKLVEHRRDIKFVPEHLSVRELFELFVAEQHHIAVVVDEYGGIAGLVTMEDVVETLLGLEIVDESDVEQDMRDMARKQWLRRAKRMGISTEQFESVTAQASEGVAVDAEKSERTPDDV from the coding sequence ATGACACTGCTGATAATTTATGCGCTCTTTGCGCTCGGGACCTCCTTTCTGTGTTCGCTGCTGGAGTCCGTGCTCTTAAGCGTGACCCCCTCCTATGTGGCGGCGCTGCGTAACGAGGGCCAGCCCATTGGCGAGCTGCTGCATCGACTCAAAAGTGATGTGGACCGGCCGCTGGCGGCGATTTTGAGCGTGAACACCATCGCGCACACCGTCGGCGCGGTCGGCGTGGGTGCCGAGGCCACAAAGATCTGGGGCGAGGGTTATGTCGGGGTGGTCTCGGCGGTGATGACGCTGGCGATTCTCTTTCTGACCGAGATCATTCCGAAGACCGTCGGCGCGAACTACTGGCGAGGACTCAGCGGTCCGGTCGCGCGTATTTTGCCGGTGTTGATTATCATCAGTTACCCGCTGGTGGTGGTCTCGCAGCTTCTGATGAAGGTGCTCTCCTCAAAAGAGGCGCAGCCGCAGCTGAGCCGCGAAGAGATGAGCGCGATGACCGAGATCGGCGTGCAGGAAGGGGTTGTCGACATCGGTGAGTCGATTCTTCTGCAGAACGTGCTGCGGGTCGGAGCGCTGCGGGTGCGCGATATCATGACCCCGCGCACGGTGCTTCTAGCCGTGGAGCAGGACACGGCCATCGGCGATTTTTTTGAGACACATCCCAACCCGGTCTTCTCGCGCATCCCGATTTACCGTGAGAAAGCCGACGAGATCGTGGGCTATGTGCTCAAAGGGGACCTGCTCCTGGATCTGGCGCGCGACCATGAGACACGCAAGCTCGTAGAACACCGCCGCGACATCAAGTTTGTGCCGGAGCACCTCTCGGTGCGTGAGCTTTTTGAGCTCTTCGTGGCCGAGCAGCACCATATCGCGGTGGTGGTTGATGAGTACGGCGGCATCGCCGGGCTTGTCACCATGGAGGACGTGGTGGAGACGCTGCTGGGTCTGGAGATCGTCGACGAGTCGGACGTGGAGCAGGATATGCGGGATATGGCGCGCAAGCAGTGGCTGCGCCGCGCCAAACGCATGGGCATCTCCACCGAGCAGTTTGAGAGCGTGACGGCCCAGGCCAGCGAAGGGGTCGCGGTGGACGCCGAGAAGAGCGAGCGTACCCCCGACGACGTCTGA
- a CDS encoding metallophosphoesterase family protein — translation MGRTSVGLVSDTHGWLDEQVLEVFKNVAHIVHAGDIGREEVIHRLEEVAPVTVVRGNIDGGELRFYPLEASVMVAGKKISALHIAGSPKRPRPAARELISRLRPDVLVVGHSHIPVVGKVGPTLWVNPGAAGRVGFHTERYAAILHIEEDGSFAMDRVVLGPRSASLEKGER, via the coding sequence ATGGGACGAACAAGCGTGGGGCTGGTCTCAGATACGCACGGCTGGCTGGACGAACAAGTCCTCGAAGTATTCAAAAACGTCGCGCATATTGTGCATGCCGGTGATATCGGGCGAGAGGAGGTGATTCATCGCCTGGAGGAGGTGGCGCCGGTGACGGTGGTGCGGGGCAATATCGACGGCGGGGAGCTGCGATTTTATCCGCTGGAGGCCAGCGTGATGGTGGCCGGCAAGAAGATCAGCGCGCTGCATATCGCGGGCTCGCCCAAGCGCCCACGACCGGCGGCCCGCGAACTTATCTCCAGGCTGCGGCCGGATGTGCTGGTGGTGGGGCACAGCCATATCCCGGTGGTGGGGAAGGTGGGGCCGACGCTCTGGGTGAACCCGGGGGCTGCGGGGCGGGTGGGGTTTCATACGGAGCGCTACGCGGCGATTCTGCATATCGAGGAGGATGGCAGCTTCGCGATGGACCGGGTGGTGCTGGGGCCGCGCAGCGCGTCGTTGGAGAAGGGAGAGCGCTGA
- a CDS encoding methyltransferase domain-containing protein, whose product MSWEDAWREGRTGWDAGQSSPLLQTLVERGELKGRSALVPGCGAGYDVITLASTFDEARGLDLAPTARERFMELRDAAGLSEERAPYQVGDFFEDDLHAPFDVVWDYTFLCAIDPTLRPRWAERMAALIAPGGLLATLIFPVLEDDPQRETERMANGPPFPLRPTGVEALVAPHFKTRRLDPVPPDLSHPGREEMEWLGIFERA is encoded by the coding sequence ATGTCCTGGGAAGACGCCTGGCGCGAGGGACGCACCGGCTGGGACGCCGGCCAGTCCTCCCCCCTTCTTCAAACCTTAGTCGAACGCGGCGAACTCAAAGGTCGCTCCGCCCTGGTCCCCGGGTGTGGGGCAGGCTACGACGTCATCACCCTGGCCAGCACCTTCGACGAGGCCCGCGGCCTCGACCTCGCGCCGACGGCCCGCGAGCGTTTTATGGAACTTCGCGACGCCGCCGGCCTCTCCGAAGAGCGCGCGCCCTACCAGGTGGGCGACTTCTTCGAAGACGATCTGCACGCCCCCTTCGATGTGGTGTGGGATTACACCTTCCTCTGCGCCATCGACCCCACCCTTCGCCCCCGCTGGGCCGAGCGCATGGCCGCCCTCATCGCCCCCGGCGGCCTGCTCGCCACGTTGATCTTCCCGGTGCTCGAAGACGATCCGCAGCGCGAGACGGAGCGCATGGCCAACGGCCCGCCTTTTCCCCTTCGCCCCACAGGCGTCGAGGCGCTCGTCGCCCCCCACTTCAAGACACGCCGGCTCGACCCCGTGCCCCCGGACCTAAGCCACCCCGGACGCGAAGAGATGGAGTGGCTCGGCATCTTCGAGCGCGCGTAA
- a CDS encoding dicarboxylate/amino acid:cation symporter, which yields MRKIKLHWWILLGMIAGVVWGMALHGAYYDDLLEQARQQVLGQGYRPESLIGATREINTALQSLMNQTPAGAAAHGLAELFLALLRMIVIPLVFASLVCGVTGMRDFSRLRRIGARAAGWYVTTSLLAILLGLILVNLFKPGVGLEMPMAIGEVDIPAPSGPWEMLLSVVPTNVVAAAASFDLLGLIFFAILFGIFTLQVEEPFLETIDGFFQALFAVMMKMTLFVIALAPVGIAALIARLLAITGPEALTSVVGYAGTVAAALLLHGLLTLPLLFWALTRRNPYRVLGAMGATLLTAFSTASSAGTLGMTLEQLEDNVGVKNEVGGFVLPLGATINMDGTALYECVAVLFIAQVYASANPDFVLTFGTQLTIVVLALMVSIGAAGIPHAGLVMMVIIFEAVGLPLELIALLWAIDRPLDMMRTMINVWSDSIGATAIAHFEDAIDESKLFAPADEDASYSTT from the coding sequence ATGCGAAAGATCAAACTTCACTGGTGGATCCTCCTGGGCATGATCGCCGGCGTCGTCTGGGGGATGGCCCTGCACGGCGCCTACTACGACGATCTCCTGGAGCAGGCGCGCCAGCAGGTGCTCGGCCAGGGCTACCGCCCCGAAAGCCTGATCGGGGCCACCCGCGAGATCAACACCGCCCTGCAGAGCCTGATGAACCAGACCCCGGCCGGCGCCGCCGCCCACGGGCTGGCCGAGCTCTTCCTGGCGCTCCTGCGCATGATCGTCATTCCCCTGGTCTTCGCCTCCCTGGTCTGCGGCGTCACCGGCATGCGCGACTTCAGCCGCCTTCGCCGCATCGGCGCCCGCGCCGCCGGCTGGTACGTCACCACAAGCCTGCTCGCCATCCTCTTAGGCCTCATCCTCGTCAACCTCTTCAAGCCCGGCGTCGGTCTTGAGATGCCCATGGCCATTGGCGAGGTCGATATCCCCGCGCCCAGCGGACCCTGGGAGATGCTCCTCTCCGTCGTGCCCACCAACGTGGTAGCTGCGGCGGCCAGCTTCGATCTCCTGGGGCTGATCTTCTTCGCCATCCTCTTTGGCATCTTCACCCTCCAGGTCGAAGAGCCCTTCCTGGAGACCATCGACGGCTTCTTTCAGGCCCTCTTCGCCGTGATGATGAAGATGACCCTCTTCGTCATCGCGCTGGCCCCGGTGGGCATCGCCGCCCTCATCGCCCGCCTGCTCGCCATCACCGGCCCCGAAGCGCTCACAAGCGTTGTGGGTTATGCAGGCACCGTCGCCGCCGCCCTCCTCTTACACGGCCTCCTCACCCTGCCCCTCCTCTTCTGGGCGCTGACCCGCCGCAACCCCTACCGGGTGCTCGGCGCCATGGGCGCCACCCTGCTCACCGCCTTCTCCACCGCCTCCTCCGCCGGCACCCTGGGCATGACGCTCGAGCAGCTCGAAGACAACGTCGGCGTCAAAAACGAGGTCGGCGGCTTTGTGCTTCCCCTCGGCGCCACCATCAACATGGACGGCACCGCCCTCTACGAATGCGTCGCCGTGCTCTTCATCGCCCAGGTCTACGCCAGCGCCAACCCCGACTTCGTACTCACCTTCGGCACCCAGCTCACCATCGTGGTGCTGGCGCTTATGGTCAGCATCGGCGCCGCCGGCATCCCACACGCGGGCCTGGTGATGATGGTCATCATTTTTGAGGCCGTGGGCCTGCCCCTGGAGCTCATCGCGCTTCTCTGGGCCATCGACCGCCCCCTCGACATGATGCGCACGATGATCAACGTCTGGAGCGACTCCATCGGCGCCACCGCCATCGCCCACTTCGAAGACGCCATCGACGAGAGCAAACTCTTCGCCCCGGCCGACGAAGACGCCTCCTACTCCACCACCTGA
- a CDS encoding DoxX family protein, which produces MEHLIPARQRPLLNDLGLLILRLWIGGAMLFAHGMPKLLSFSERAETFADPLGLSSPVSLTMAVGAEVGASILLMLGLGTRFVSVPLLFTMLMAAFVIHGDDPWQKKEFALMYAFPYITFILTGPGRFSLDHLIARKKGDFAT; this is translated from the coding sequence ATGGAACACCTCATCCCCGCTCGCCAGCGCCCCCTCCTCAACGATCTCGGCCTTTTGATTCTCCGACTGTGGATCGGCGGCGCGATGCTCTTTGCCCACGGCATGCCCAAACTTTTAAGTTTTAGCGAGCGTGCGGAGACGTTTGCCGACCCCCTGGGCCTCTCCAGCCCGGTGAGCCTGACAATGGCCGTGGGCGCCGAGGTCGGCGCCTCCATCCTCCTGATGCTCGGCCTTGGCACCCGTTTCGTCAGCGTGCCGCTACTCTTCACGATGCTCATGGCCGCGTTCGTGATCCACGGCGACGATCCCTGGCAGAAAAAAGAGTTCGCCCTGATGTACGCCTTCCCCTACATCACCTTCATACTCACCGGCCCCGGGCGCTTCTCCCTCGACCACCTCATCGCGCGCAAAAAAGGCGACTTCGCCACCTGA
- a CDS encoding acyl-CoA carboxylase subunit beta, producing MATFNDGQLVTPKGADQYQERAMAENKRMRELVEKLRERRADVVQMGGEERVARQHDRGKLDVRQRIAYLFDEESFREFGQHAFFHSNSQPVPKEKVRTPADGVVCGFGKIRGRMAVCAAYDFTVLGGSIGDVGELKVTRAREFALKNRVPMIWLIDSAGARVHGGSGIDGDQITLFANTGYLFREQVIMSGVVPQVAAMLGPGAAGTAYIPGLADFVPMVDGTSFMALGGPPLVKAAVGEDIDEQALGGARVHNEASGVADQIYKSDEDCLDAIKDYLSYMPQHCEGRPPVAEVAPDEAREPGGELCEGLLDVLPESSRRAYDMRKLVGAVVDEGSMFEMKPKFARNIVTAFARMGGQPVGVVANNPKYLGGILENDAADKAARFINLCNSFNIPLIFFQDVPGFIIGSKVEKAGIIRHGAKMLFEVASATVPKLTVIVRKAYGAGYYVMCGRAYEPDLIVAWPTAEISVMGPEGMVSIFARKMLDSAPDAEEVKAQMVEAIRPYIDIYKVAGRGLIDEVIDPRETRDYLLAGLELAREKRVERPYRKSGVRPV from the coding sequence ATGGCGACATTCAATGACGGGCAGCTGGTGACGCCGAAGGGGGCGGACCAGTATCAGGAGCGAGCGATGGCGGAAAACAAACGCATGCGAGAGCTGGTCGAGAAGTTGCGAGAGCGCCGTGCCGATGTGGTGCAGATGGGCGGCGAGGAGCGCGTGGCGCGCCAGCATGATCGCGGCAAGCTCGATGTGCGCCAGCGCATCGCCTACCTCTTTGATGAGGAGAGTTTTAGGGAGTTCGGGCAGCACGCGTTTTTTCACTCCAACAGCCAGCCTGTGCCCAAGGAGAAGGTGCGCACGCCGGCGGACGGGGTGGTGTGCGGGTTTGGTAAGATCCGCGGTCGGATGGCGGTGTGTGCGGCTTATGATTTTACGGTGCTGGGCGGTTCGATCGGCGATGTGGGGGAGTTGAAGGTGACGCGGGCGCGGGAGTTCGCGCTGAAGAATCGCGTGCCGATGATCTGGCTGATCGACTCAGCCGGGGCGAGGGTGCACGGGGGCTCGGGGATTGACGGTGATCAGATCACGCTCTTTGCCAACACCGGTTATCTTTTTCGGGAGCAGGTGATCATGAGCGGGGTGGTGCCCCAGGTGGCCGCGATGCTGGGGCCGGGGGCTGCGGGCACGGCGTATATCCCGGGGCTTGCGGACTTTGTGCCCATGGTCGATGGCACGAGCTTTATGGCGCTGGGCGGTCCGCCGCTGGTGAAGGCGGCGGTGGGTGAGGATATCGACGAGCAGGCGCTGGGCGGGGCGCGGGTGCATAATGAGGCGTCGGGGGTGGCCGACCAGATCTACAAGAGCGATGAAGACTGCCTCGACGCCATCAAAGACTATTTGAGCTACATGCCGCAGCATTGCGAGGGTCGTCCACCGGTTGCCGAGGTGGCGCCGGATGAGGCGCGCGAGCCCGGCGGTGAGCTGTGTGAGGGGCTTCTCGACGTGCTGCCGGAGTCGAGTCGGCGGGCGTACGATATGCGCAAGCTCGTGGGGGCGGTGGTCGATGAGGGCTCGATGTTTGAGATGAAGCCCAAATTTGCGCGCAACATCGTCACCGCCTTTGCGCGTATGGGCGGGCAGCCGGTGGGGGTGGTGGCGAATAACCCCAAATATCTGGGGGGGATTCTGGAGAATGACGCGGCCGATAAGGCCGCGCGATTTATCAACCTGTGCAACAGCTTCAACATCCCCCTGATCTTCTTCCAGGATGTGCCGGGCTTCATCATTGGCAGCAAGGTGGAGAAGGCGGGGATCATTCGCCACGGCGCGAAGATGCTCTTTGAGGTGGCCAGCGCGACGGTGCCCAAGCTGACCGTGATTGTGCGTAAGGCCTACGGTGCGGGTTATTATGTGATGTGCGGGCGGGCGTATGAGCCGGATCTGATTGTGGCCTGGCCCACGGCTGAGATCAGCGTGATGGGCCCGGAGGGCATGGTGTCGATCTTTGCCCGCAAGATGCTCGATAGCGCGCCGGACGCCGAGGAGGTGAAGGCGCAGATGGTCGAGGCGATTCGCCCCTACATCGACATTTACAAAGTGGCCGGGCGCGGGCTTATCGATGAGGTGATTGATCCGCGGGAGACTCGCGACTATCTACTGGCAGGGCTGGAGCTTGCGCGGGAGAAGCGCGTGGAGCGCCCCTATCGAAAGAGCGGTGTGCGGCCGGTCTGA
- a CDS encoding ParB/RepB/Spo0J family partition protein, whose protein sequence is MAPTDDQKPTRKALGKGLGALIPKQAESAEKREFIRLPIARIDTARPQPRTHFDGDRIDELAESIKESGLIQPLVVRERQGRYELIAGERRLRACKRAGLSEVPVVIKDVTDFEAYTLALIENIQREDLNPVEEALAYQKLLDDSGLSQADLANRVGKSRSALANSVRLLTLSEFVLDLVASGELSAGHARAIITLEEEPAERLAAQVVAEGWSVRETEEYVRNLKEPPGKKAEPKRNRYRDDALVRDLTERLQHSLGTRVKVKDRQGKGKIEIFYDDVEILQSVLDRIIVDDKESQG, encoded by the coding sequence ATGGCACCGACCGACGATCAGAAGCCGACGCGCAAAGCGCTCGGAAAGGGCCTGGGCGCGCTCATCCCCAAACAGGCCGAGAGCGCGGAGAAGCGCGAGTTTATTCGACTTCCCATCGCCCGCATCGACACCGCGCGCCCCCAACCCCGCACCCACTTCGACGGCGATCGCATCGACGAGCTCGCCGAAAGCATCAAAGAGAGCGGGCTTATCCAGCCCCTTGTCGTACGCGAGCGACAGGGCCGCTACGAGCTCATCGCCGGAGAGCGGCGCCTGCGCGCCTGCAAACGCGCCGGCTTGAGCGAAGTCCCCGTCGTCATCAAAGACGTCACCGACTTTGAGGCCTACACCCTGGCGCTCATCGAAAACATCCAGCGCGAAGACCTCAACCCGGTCGAAGAAGCCCTGGCCTACCAGAAGCTCCTCGACGACTCGGGGCTTAGCCAGGCCGACCTGGCCAACCGCGTCGGCAAGTCCCGCAGCGCGCTGGCCAACTCCGTGCGTCTGCTCACCTTAAGCGAGTTTGTGCTCGACCTCGTCGCCAGTGGCGAGCTCAGCGCCGGCCACGCCCGCGCCATCATCACCCTCGAGGAGGAGCCCGCCGAGCGCCTGGCCGCCCAGGTCGTCGCCGAGGGCTGGTCGGTGCGCGAGACCGAAGAGTACGTGCGCAACCTCAAAGAGCCCCCGGGCAAAAAAGCTGAGCCCAAACGCAACCGCTACCGCGACGATGCGCTCGTGCGCGACCTCACCGAGCGCCTCCAGCACAGCCTGGGCACCCGCGTCAAAGTCAAAGACCGCCAGGGCAAGGGCAAGATCGAGATCTTCTACGACGACGTCGAGATCCTCCAGTCCGTCCTCGACCGCATCATCGTCGACGATAAAGAATCGCAGGGCTAA
- a CDS encoding ParA family protein, whose amino-acid sequence MKKIVAIANQKGGVGKTTTSVNLAACLAGESCRVLLIDLDPQGNATSGVGVDRDECDTSIYDALVGLRTVETLIRPTHTENLDLIPSTTDLAGAQIELVSADDREFRLRQALEKVPDDYDFVILDCPPSLGLLTINALAAANTVLVPIQTEYYALEGLGHLLRTIELIHEHLNPALTIEGILLTMYDSRTNLSEQVATEVSTHFGELVFQTVIPRNVRLGEAPSFGMPISEYDRSSRGAISYRDFAREFLKRNGHGGVSASA is encoded by the coding sequence GTGAAAAAAATCGTCGCAATTGCGAACCAGAAAGGAGGCGTGGGAAAGACCACGACCTCAGTCAACCTGGCCGCCTGCCTGGCCGGTGAGTCCTGCCGGGTGCTCCTGATCGACCTCGATCCCCAGGGCAACGCCACCAGCGGTGTCGGCGTCGATCGCGATGAGTGCGACACCTCCATCTACGATGCGCTCGTGGGCCTGCGCACCGTCGAGACGCTGATCCGCCCCACCCACACCGAAAACCTCGATCTGATCCCCAGCACCACCGATCTTGCAGGGGCCCAGATCGAGCTGGTCAGCGCCGACGACCGCGAATTCCGACTTCGCCAGGCCCTGGAGAAGGTGCCCGACGACTACGACTTCGTGATCCTCGACTGCCCGCCCTCCTTAGGCCTGCTCACCATCAACGCGCTGGCCGCCGCCAACACCGTGCTCGTCCCCATTCAGACCGAGTACTACGCCCTTGAGGGCCTGGGCCACCTGCTGCGCACCATCGAGTTGATTCACGAACACCTCAACCCGGCGCTCACCATCGAAGGCATCCTTCTGACCATGTACGACTCGCGCACAAACCTAAGCGAGCAGGTCGCCACCGAGGTCTCCACTCACTTCGGCGAGTTGGTCTTTCAGACGGTCATCCCTCGAAACGTGCGTCTGGGTGAGGCGCCGTCTTTTGGGATGCCGATCAGCGAATACGACCGCAGCTCCCGCGGCGCGATCTCCTACCGCGACTTCGCCCGCGAATTCTTAAAGCGTAACGGGCACGGCGGCGTCAGCGCCTCCGCCTGA
- a CDS encoding UbiA family prenyltransferase, which yields MRVVSALIFSNIWIAAGAGALTLASARLAGGDPVEVGALGAMVFWATLAVYSLDRWVGGRGEDRLVGSVRHRWLSGHRGVVTALIGIGIAGSAVSALMLRLPTILALVPLGVVSVGYSLPLIFWKGARLKDLPGLKTPATALVWAVVTCGLPALELGEAMAPGLWVWLVLERALFMYALTLPFDVRDMRSDRAGGVRTLAGRLGEARSFGLAQLAAVAVMGSALVRVVSGMGVGSVAVVLASLASLGLLIYGKRRFAARRPPGELYYGGALDGMILGQALLLLVFG from the coding sequence ATGCGCGTTGTCAGCGCACTGATCTTTTCGAACATCTGGATTGCGGCCGGGGCGGGCGCGTTGACGCTGGCGAGCGCGAGGCTTGCGGGTGGTGATCCGGTGGAGGTCGGGGCGCTGGGGGCGATGGTGTTCTGGGCGACGCTCGCGGTCTACAGCCTGGACCGGTGGGTGGGCGGTCGGGGCGAAGATCGGCTTGTGGGGAGCGTGCGGCACCGCTGGTTGAGCGGACATCGCGGGGTGGTGACGGCGTTGATCGGGATTGGCATTGCGGGCAGCGCTGTGTCGGCGTTGATGTTGCGCCTGCCGACGATATTGGCGCTGGTGCCGCTGGGTGTGGTGTCGGTGGGGTACAGCCTGCCGCTGATCTTCTGGAAGGGGGCACGGCTCAAAGATCTGCCGGGCTTGAAAACACCGGCGACGGCGCTTGTGTGGGCGGTGGTAACCTGCGGGTTGCCGGCGCTGGAGTTGGGTGAGGCGATGGCGCCGGGCCTGTGGGTATGGCTTGTGCTTGAGCGCGCCCTTTTTATGTACGCGCTGACGCTGCCCTTTGATGTGCGGGATATGCGCAGTGATCGCGCGGGCGGGGTGCGTACGCTGGCCGGGCGGCTTGGTGAGGCGCGGAGTTTCGGGCTGGCGCAGCTTGCGGCAGTCGCGGTTATGGGATCTGCGCTTGTACGCGTGGTCTCCGGCATGGGCGTGGGAAGTGTGGCGGTGGTGCTCGCCAGCCTCGCTTCGCTTGGCTTGCTTATCTACGGCAAGCGCCGCTTCGCGGCGCGCCGCCCCCCCGGTGAGCTCTATTATGGTGGTGCGCTAGACGGGATGATTCTCGGTCAGGCGCTCCTCCTGCTGGTCTTCGGCTGA
- a CDS encoding THUMP domain-containing class I SAM-dependent RNA methyltransferase gives MAQTYFATTQPGLENALLAELRQLKIKKPQVLTGGVEFQATYATLYEANLTLRSATRVWLRLDEFRARDTSELYRKCRRFDWERLLGPDLTLTIQAHSQQSRMVHTGTISEVTAQAIREHFTDDLKRPAPDFGDQEAAQRIMVRIEGDRCQLSLDASGPRLQQRGWRTESGPAPLRENIAAGLLLLCDWTPDQPLLDPMCGSATILIEAALLATKTAPNLARNFAFERWQNFEPPKLRGLRANLKSTQKPDAAPSLLGFDRDPHVLEAAAANARRAGVNAHLHLTPAPLSELQAPDTPPGLILTNPPYGERLASGDALPTLLERWQNELPRWSVAFIWPRERAAEVQKLATDRLQRVATIFNGGISVDLWRGAPLR, from the coding sequence ATGGCCCAGACCTACTTCGCCACCACCCAGCCCGGCCTCGAAAACGCCCTGCTCGCTGAGCTACGCCAGCTCAAGATCAAAAAGCCGCAGGTGCTCACCGGCGGCGTCGAGTTTCAGGCCACCTACGCCACCCTCTACGAAGCCAACCTCACCCTGCGCAGCGCCACGCGCGTCTGGCTTCGCCTCGACGAGTTCCGCGCCCGAGACACCTCCGAGCTTTACCGGAAGTGCCGGCGCTTCGACTGGGAACGCCTCCTCGGCCCCGACCTCACCCTCACCATACAGGCCCATAGCCAGCAGAGCCGCATGGTGCACACCGGCACCATCAGCGAGGTCACAGCCCAGGCAATCCGCGAACATTTCACCGACGATCTTAAGCGCCCCGCCCCCGACTTCGGCGACCAAGAGGCCGCCCAGCGCATCATGGTCCGCATCGAAGGCGATCGCTGCCAGCTCAGCCTCGACGCCAGCGGACCGCGCCTCCAACAACGCGGCTGGCGCACCGAATCCGGCCCCGCGCCGCTACGTGAAAATATCGCCGCCGGTCTTCTCCTCCTCTGCGACTGGACGCCCGACCAACCGCTCCTCGACCCGATGTGCGGCAGCGCCACCATCCTCATTGAGGCCGCCCTCCTCGCCACGAAGACCGCGCCAAATCTCGCGCGAAACTTCGCCTTCGAGCGCTGGCAAAACTTCGAGCCCCCGAAACTTCGCGGCCTTCGGGCGAACTTAAAGTCGACACAGAAGCCCGACGCAGCCCCCTCCCTTCTGGGCTTCGATCGCGACCCTCACGTCCTGGAAGCGGCCGCCGCCAACGCCCGCCGCGCCGGCGTCAACGCCCACCTTCACCTTACGCCCGCCCCCCTCTCCGAGCTTCAGGCCCCTGACACCCCACCGGGGCTCATCCTCACCAACCCGCCCTACGGCGAACGCCTGGCCAGCGGCGACGCCCTGCCCACATTGCTGGAGCGCTGGCAAAACGAGCTCCCCCGCTGGTCGGTCGCCTTTATCTGGCCCCGCGAGCGCGCCGCCGAAGTTCAAAAGCTCGCCACAGACCGCCTGCAACGCGTCGCCACGATCTTCAACGGCGGAATCTCCGTCGATCTCTGGCGTGGCGCTCCCCTGCGCTGA
- a CDS encoding pirin family protein, with product MLEHLPATQRGTTRIDWLNSRHSFSFGGYHNPERMGFRNLRVINDDIVSPGAGFGAHPHRDMEIISYVVDGQLAHRDSMGNGSTIGPGEVQRMSAGTGVRHSEFNASDTQPVRFLQIWIPPSEPGLSPSYEQRKFDLNAAPNSFHLIVSPDAEGDALKIHQDARIFAAHFDEGASADIELPEGRYGWVQVVRGTLKVNGQALSEGDGLAAFQEPTLSFKATEESEVLFFDLA from the coding sequence ATGCTTGAACACCTCCCCGCAACGCAACGCGGCACCACCCGCATCGACTGGCTCAACTCCCGCCACTCATTCTCCTTTGGCGGCTACCACAACCCCGAACGCATGGGCTTTCGCAACCTGCGCGTCATCAACGACGACATCGTCTCCCCCGGCGCAGGCTTCGGCGCCCACCCCCACCGCGACATGGAGATCATCTCCTACGTCGTCGATGGCCAACTCGCCCACCGCGACTCCATGGGCAACGGCTCCACCATCGGCCCCGGTGAAGTTCAGCGCATGAGCGCCGGCACCGGCGTGCGCCACAGCGAGTTCAACGCCTCTGATACCCAACCGGTACGCTTTCTCCAGATCTGGATTCCCCCCTCCGAGCCCGGCCTCTCGCCATCCTATGAGCAACGCAAGTTCGATCTGAACGCCGCCCCCAACTCCTTCCACCTCATCGTCTCTCCCGACGCCGAGGGCGACGCCCTGAAGATCCACCAGGACGCCCGCATCTTCGCCGCCCACTTCGACGAGGGAGCATCCGCCGACATCGAACTTCCCGAAGGCCGCTACGGCTGGGTTCAGGTCGTGCGCGGCACACTCAAGGTCAACGGCCAAGCGCTCAGCGAAGGCGATGGCCTGGCCGCATTCCAGGAGCCCACCTTGAGCTTTAAAGCCACCGAAGAATCCGAAGTGCTCTTCTTTGACCTGGCCTGA